In the Leptotrichia sp. oral taxon 212 genome, one interval contains:
- a CDS encoding ABC transporter substrate-binding protein, which produces MKDIPIKDLEKSEKVRSKVLTLGAYTIVSNVQGESLELKANPYYFKGKPKIEKVTVEVVNSTTIVSALKAGKYDLALRIPTDLYKTYSNLNNLELLGRQELYYSYMGFKVGRFDKTKGENIVNPNAKMADIKLRQALAYGLDVDQMTKAFYYGLRERATMSVPPAFKKYYSKDIKGYPYNPEKAKKLLDEAGYKDVNGDGYREDKNGKPFEVRIAAMAGGDIAEPLVQFYIQQWKLIGIKAVLSTGRLIEFNSFYDKVGADDPEIDVFFAAWGVGTNLNPFESAGRKAVYNYTRFASEENDKLMAETSSPKTLEDPNYRAEAYKKWQEYYIDQAVEVPLTFRYEIVPVNKRVKNYYIGRDSDLKGKGIHQWELTAKEPVKATN; this is translated from the coding sequence TTGAAGGACATACCTATAAAAGATCTTGAAAAATCTGAAAAAGTAAGAAGTAAAGTGTTAACTTTGGGAGCTTATACAATAGTAAGTAATGTGCAGGGAGAAAGCTTGGAACTGAAAGCAAATCCATATTACTTTAAAGGTAAACCAAAAATTGAAAAAGTTACAGTTGAAGTAGTAAATTCAACTACTATAGTTTCAGCATTGAAAGCAGGTAAATATGACTTGGCGTTACGTATTCCGACAGATCTTTATAAAACGTACAGCAATTTAAATAATTTAGAATTACTTGGAAGACAGGAACTTTATTATTCATATATGGGATTTAAAGTAGGTCGTTTTGATAAGACAAAAGGGGAAAATATTGTGAATCCTAATGCAAAAATGGCAGACATAAAATTAAGACAGGCTCTTGCTTATGGACTTGATGTTGATCAGATGACAAAAGCGTTTTATTATGGACTGAGAGAAAGGGCAACAATGTCAGTACCGCCTGCATTTAAGAAATATTATTCAAAAGATATAAAAGGATACCCTTATAATCCTGAAAAAGCTAAAAAATTATTAGATGAAGCAGGGTATAAAGATGTAAATGGAGACGGATATAGAGAAGATAAAAATGGAAAACCGTTTGAAGTGAGAATAGCTGCAATGGCAGGAGGAGATATTGCAGAACCCTTGGTACAATTCTATATTCAGCAGTGGAAACTGATAGGAATAAAAGCGGTACTTTCTACAGGAAGACTTATTGAATTTAACAGTTTTTATGATAAAGTAGGTGCTGATGATCCTGAAATAGATGTATTCTTTGCTGCATGGGGAGTAGGAACAAACCTGAATCCATTTGAATCTGCGGGAAGAAAGGCTGTATACAATTATACAAGATTTGCTTCAGAAGAAAATGATAAATTGATGGCAGAAACTTCAAGTCCTAAGACACTGGAAGACCCTAACTATAGGGCAGAAGCTTATAAAAAATGGCAGGAATATTATATAGATCAGGCAGTAGAAGTACCTCTGACTTTCAGATATGAAATCGTTCCTGTAAACAAGAGGGTAAAAAATTATTATATTGGTCGTGATTCAGACCTTAAAGGTAAAGGAATACATCAATGGGAACTGACAGCTAAGGAACCTGTAAAAGCAACAAATTAG